In Gammaproteobacteria bacterium, one DNA window encodes the following:
- a CDS encoding argininosuccinate synthase, whose amino-acid sequence MKKIKKVVLAFSGGLDTSVILKWLQDTYQCEVVTFTADIGQGEEVEPARAKAKQFGIKEIYIDDLREEFVRDFVFPMFRANTIYEGEYLLGTSIARPLIAKRQIEIAKETGADAVSHGATGKGNDQVRFELGYYALQPDIHVIAPWREWDLTSREKLLQYAERHGIPVEMKKKAGSPYSMDANLLHISYEGRILEDPAVEPEESMWRWSVSPEKAPDEPEYLDLEFKCGDVVALNGTALSPASVLEKLNQLGGKHGIGRLDLVENRYVGMKSRGCYETPGGTILLRAHRAIESITLDREVAHLKDDLMPRYAALIYNGYWWSPERKMLQTMIDASQAKVNGWVRLKLYKGNVIVVGRDSPTDSLFDPTIATFEDDAGAYNQGDAAGFIKLNALRMRIAANAGKKRK is encoded by the coding sequence ATGAAAAAAATTAAAAAAGTGGTATTGGCATTTTCCGGAGGATTGGATACCTCTGTAATTCTGAAATGGTTGCAGGATACCTATCAATGCGAAGTTGTTACTTTTACCGCGGATATCGGGCAAGGCGAGGAAGTCGAGCCGGCGCGTGCGAAAGCAAAACAGTTCGGTATAAAGGAAATTTATATCGATGATCTGCGTGAGGAGTTTGTGCGCGATTTTGTGTTTCCCATGTTTCGCGCCAACACGATTTATGAAGGTGAATATTTGCTAGGTACCAGTATTGCTCGTCCGTTGATCGCCAAAAGGCAGATCGAGATTGCCAAGGAAACCGGTGCGGATGCGGTTTCTCACGGCGCAACCGGTAAAGGCAATGACCAAGTGCGTTTCGAGTTGGGTTATTACGCATTGCAGCCGGATATTCACGTGATCGCGCCGTGGCGCGAGTGGGATTTGACCTCTCGGGAAAAATTGCTGCAATACGCCGAGCGGCATGGCATTCCAGTCGAAATGAAAAAGAAAGCGGGATCGCCGTACAGCATGGATGCCAATCTGTTACATATTTCCTATGAAGGACGGATTCTGGAGGATCCCGCGGTGGAGCCGGAGGAATCCATGTGGCGCTGGAGCGTATCGCCGGAAAAAGCGCCGGACGAACCCGAGTATTTGGATTTAGAGTTTAAGTGCGGAGATGTGGTGGCACTGAACGGCACGGCATTATCACCGGCGAGTGTGCTGGAGAAACTTAATCAATTAGGCGGGAAGCATGGCATCGGCAGATTGGATTTGGTGGAGAATCGCTATGTCGGCATGAAATCGCGCGGCTGTTATGAAACGCCGGGTGGAACGATTCTGCTGCGAGCGCATCGTGCCATTGAGTCGATTACGCTGGACCGGGAAGTGGCGCATTTGAAGGATGATTTAATGCCGCGCTACGCCGCACTGATTTACAACGGTTATTGGTGGAGTCCGGAACGTAAGATGTTGCAGACGATGATCGATGCGAGTCAGGCAAAAGTAAACGGTTGGGTGAGACTGAAGTTATATAAAGGAAATGTCATTGTGGTCGGCCGAGATTCACCAACCGATTCCTTGTTTGATCCGACCATCGCAACGTTTGAAGACGACGCCGGTGCTTATAATCAAGGGGATGCGGCCGGATTCATCAAATTGAATGCTTTAAGAATGCGTATTGCAGCTAATGCCGGAAAAAAGAGAAAGTAA
- a CDS encoding YajQ family cyclic di-GMP-binding protein, with protein sequence MPSFDIVSEVDKQEVRNAVDQVNKEVGARFDFKGSDARVEQSDYQLTVFADDEFKLEQILDILRTRLTKRNVDVRCLDKGQVEKISGNKVKQLVTVKIGLETELAKKIIKQIKDSKLKAQASIQGDMVRVAGAKKDVLQEVIQLIKKSIDNFPLQFQNFRD encoded by the coding sequence ATGCCTTCATTTGATATTGTTTCGGAAGTTGATAAACAGGAAGTCAGAAATGCTGTCGATCAAGTCAACAAGGAAGTCGGTGCGCGATTTGATTTTAAAGGCTCCGATGCGAGAGTGGAGCAGTCAGATTATCAGCTGACGGTATTCGCGGATGACGAGTTTAAACTAGAGCAAATATTGGATATTCTCCGCACCCGATTGACCAAGCGTAATGTGGATGTGCGCTGCTTGGATAAAGGTCAGGTGGAGAAGATCAGTGGAAACAAAGTGAAGCAGCTGGTAACGGTCAAGATCGGATTGGAAACGGAGTTAGCAAAAAAAATCATTAAGCAGATTAAAGACAGCAAACTGAAAGCGCAAGCCAGTATCCAGGGTGATATGGTACGCGTGGCCGGCGCCAAAAAAGATGTACTGCAAGAGGTGATTCAGTTGATAAAAAAATCCATCGATAACTTTCCATTGCAATTTCAAAATTTCAGAGATTAA
- the rpsL gene encoding 30S ribosomal protein S12, translated as MPTISQLVRKPRVAKRVKSNVPALENSPQKRGVCTRVYTTTPKKPNSALRKVARVRLTNGFEVTSYIGGEGHNLQEHSVVLIRGGRVKDLPGVRYHTVRGSLDTAGVKDRKQGRSKYGSKKPKTA; from the coding sequence ATGCCGACAATCAGTCAGTTAGTTCGAAAACCACGCGTTGCTAAGCGAGTGAAAAGCAATGTTCCAGCGCTTGAGAACAGTCCGCAAAAAAGGGGAGTGTGTACAAGGGTATATACAACTACACCTAAAAAGCCCAACTCGGCACTGCGAAAGGTGGCTAGGGTTAGGTTGACGAATGGATTTGAAGTGACAAGTTATATCGGTGGCGAGGGGCACAATCTTCAGGAGCACTCAGTGGTGCTGATACGTGGCGGTCGTGTCAAGGATTTGCCGGGTGTGCGTTATCATACCGTCAGGGGTAGTCTGGATACGGCTGGCGTTAAAGATCGTAAACAAGGGCGGTCAAAATACGGCTCGAAGAAACCAAAAACTGCTTGA
- the rpsG gene encoding 30S ribosomal protein S7 codes for MPRRREVPKREILPDPKYHNVELAKFVNVLMTRGKKSVAERIIYGALEHIGKKTGSDPLEVFTQALTNVRPIVEVKSRRVGGANYQVPVEVRSVRRNALAMRWLRDAARKRSEKSMDARLAGELAEAAEGRGGAVKKREEVHRMAESNKAFSHFRF; via the coding sequence ATGCCAAGACGTAGAGAAGTGCCAAAGCGTGAAATATTGCCTGATCCAAAGTATCACAATGTTGAATTGGCAAAATTTGTTAATGTGCTCATGACGCGTGGCAAAAAGTCTGTTGCGGAAAGAATTATTTATGGTGCGTTGGAGCACATAGGGAAAAAAACCGGAAGTGATCCTTTGGAGGTTTTTACGCAAGCTTTAACGAATGTTCGTCCAATTGTAGAGGTTAAAAGCCGTCGCGTTGGCGGGGCAAACTATCAAGTGCCGGTTGAAGTTCGCTCGGTGCGCCGGAATGCGCTAGCGATGCGTTGGTTAAGAGATGCGGCCAGAAAAAGAAGTGAGAAATCGATGGATGCCAGACTGGCGGGTGAGTTGGCAGAGGCTGCTGAGGGGCGCGGTGGTGCAGTAAAGAAACGAGAAGAGGTGCACAGAATGGCGGAATCCAATAAAGCATTCTCACATTTCAGATTTTAG